GGTCGCTGGCCAACAGGGAGAGAACCGACTGGTGGAAGACTATAAGAGACAGAAAGACCAAaatacctgagagagagagagatagagagaaagaaaattcaTTATTACTTGAAATTAAGGAGGCCCACCTGATCTATGGTATGTTCCATtactattttaacatttttttaaaaaaaacattgtatttcATATGCTATGTCTTatttcagaaaacagtttgGCAACTTGGCAACATTTCACTTTGACTCTGGAATTGATTTagagagaaacagggttgggGGTTGAAACAGTGAGAGCTGGAGCAGGTGACATGTCAGACATGAATTACATGGACATTTTTTCCACTGTAGCCTCCTGTGCACTCACTGCGTCACTCAGATACACGCCAGACTTGAGACAGAACACAAACGGCCAGTTTTTTGTGTGACAAAGACAgtcaaaaaaagggggaggcAAAAAGTGGCAACGTGGCATTGCTTACTGGCACAGTATTTTATGCCGACCGACGAGGACGTTTTGGAATCGAATGGGGTTAGAGACGCACAGTCTCACCTGAAAGGATGAAGCAGAAAGACGCAGGCTTCAGAAAGAATGGCACCCCTTTGCTGAGGGACATGGAGATGCATATGGATCCTGTGACCATCATGCAGAGACTTAGGAGGGCTAGGATGGCTGCTGCAATGTTCATGTCTGATGGGAAAACGGTTATACGGGTAAGCCCCTCAGTCTTCAGCTACACCATCACTACACAAGAACAAGTGACTGAACGACAGGCTGACTTACTTTTTGTTGTGGTCTTAttaaaaatgactgcattttcTCCAGAAGTAAAGAACTTGAAGTACGTGCAATTCGATTCTGAAGGAAGAGGTGGGCACAGTTGTTAGCTCAAAACGTGTCAATGCATTTAACTCCATTCCCCATAATCCTCCAAAAGCATCATATTTACAGTGGTCCAATAGCTAGGCTTATGGGATGCCATCAAATGGGTTGCTTATAGACATGACACACACGTGGGAGGAGAGGGCGGTgggtgtgtaagagagagagacagacagacagagatggtTAACATTGTATTCGACACACTCTcactttctgtccctctctctagcctcttccctctctttctataTATAGACTGAAAACTGTGAAGTAGTCAGATTCCTGTCAGCTTTAGCAGTGCATAGTGATGACTGGCAACCTTGCAAGCCATATGGACACACACTCAGcgggacagaaacacagacattaCACATATTAAACACAGAGACATGTAGGCAAGTCCACAGTAGAGCACGTAACGTGTTTAGTCCATGGAAATTCAGACAGTCCATGATGAAAGGACAGACAGCTCACATCAGTCCACAGATGCTGACAACCATTCAAAAATTCTAGGAAGAGGAGTCTTTagtcttttaaataaatttacatCAAACCACATAGCCATGTTACCACCTAAAATCACATAACCACTTAATTATATAAGATAAGCCTGATTATATTTACATAATGGTAGATACAATTTTGACTTATTTAAGTTTTAAGACACAGACAATTGTGCAAACACAGAGCCATGAATTAAGACACTCAAACTCATAAACTTGACTTCTCTGTGGAGCAAGCATATATAGTATGGAAAACATACCttgaaatataatatattgcaATTTAATATAGTAATACAATATctgaacaacaaacaaaaaaaaaataaagtcatcCAACACAGGTGCAATCTATGCTATGGgaaagcatttcatttgttattgCAGGTCATTGTATCTGCCAGATAAGTTACAGCAAAGAGAAAATGGACAGGTGCAATATGACAATACAAAAGCACTTTTATGAATTTACTGTATATGGAAACAAATGAAGATGTGCACAACATGATACAGTCACTGTGAATGTATTCACCAATATAATATGTTTCTATGACAAgtgtcttgtttttctttgagcAAACACTGACCAATTAAATTCTTATAATTGCATACTGGGCACAAGTTCAAAATTGTCAGCCTACCCCTGAACTTGACTCTAtatttgtgcgtgcatgtgtgtgtatgtgcgtgtgtgtgtacgtgcgtgcgtgcatgcatgtgtgtttgtgtcaacTGCAATGCAAGCTGTGAATAAGACTACCTCCGCCACATAAATTATtgaaaaacagataaataattaaaattaatgaacATAGTTATGAattgcattaatattaatgattGGTTTTTAAAGTATTGAcaattactgatttaaaaataatttaaactcaAATACTATTTTGACTTTGTATATGATTTATGTGATTTATACACTATTGAATATTCTGTGTGTTGTTAGAAACCAACAGTGGcaaatgggggaggggaggggaggggggcagtggggatGTTAGAGAGATTCCAAGGAAAACTGACAGGGGCCTTcagaaatattagaacatagaATTAATAACCTTTTATTCATCAGTTATTGAAATTGACATTAATAGAAGACAAATGACTAATACAGCTCATAGGCTACCTACTAATGTGATTAACAaagcaaactgaaacaaaaatgtctCAAATTTCCAGATAGacaacattcattttatataattaatgTTTGCATGTTAACTCTGAAATATATCACAATCGTTCACTCGCTAGTGTTAATTTTGAGAGAACAGCTCTAGGTCACTTTTCTCTCAAAATGATATTCAGGGAAATATAATATTCTGGTCTTATTTCTTCATGTAAATTTGTCTGAAATtctaatatataaataattcaaatgtcaaaaataagGAGTCAGCATACTGTAGGTGCAATTACAAAACAATTATACAATGATGTATTTTTCCAGATTTAACCAAATGCTACGTAGAAATACAGGACTTCTATTAACCTATTTCGGGCATAAATGTAATCTGGCATATTTTTGATGATTTAGTACATGGCACATTTCAGACTATCTAATAAATGTTTCCATTCGATAAAAAGACACAAATTTGTCTAACAAGCAATAGGTGCACTTTATGCTATGAAGGCAATTTTATATGGAAACAAATTATAGCCTACATTCACTGTGATGCTCTCAGTTATGGCCTACATTCCATCTAAGTGTAACACTCTAAGTTATGGCTTACACTCAATCTAACTGTAACACTCTAAGTTATGGCCTACATTCAATCTAACTGTAACGCTCTCAGTTATGGCCTACAAGTTACAATATTACACCAGAAGAAatagatataaatattttaaaggagAAGTTTTCTGATTCAGTGACATTCCATATCTTTGATTATTcgattctgtttattttctttctgtctcattAAAACTGGATCttatgaatgtgaaaatgtcttATAAAGGAACCGGTACATCTGTGTAATTAAGACCTGAGCACGATTTGCATGTACGTGAAAGGGCACTTTAGTATGTCTCCTAGTTACACATATGTTCCACATTCATACACTACAGATTGACAAAATTTCCAGTGATAACTCAATGTTATGAAAACCTTACAGCAGTCCAGCACCCTACTCtcttcttttgcatttttatatctGCGATGGTTGTGCAAAAAATCTTTTCTACAGAAGACCTTGTGCCATACCTCATAACCCATAGCCCCAGCCCAGGACCAATTTAGGTAAAGTCACACTTATTGCCCACACCTAGCCGTACGCAACATAAATCACCTGGCCCCCATTCAGTAATGTATGCAATAATCTGCTGCCCTTGACCCTGTCTGCAACAGTGATGAATGTGACATGACAGAGTGCCCCAGAGTGACGTTCCTCTGAGCTTGCAATGCAACATTGTGGCATTAGAGAACTCATCTCCAGCACGCAGTCCGTTCAGACTTTCTCTTCGTGGACTGAAACCCTGTGTTTTATGGTCTTCCTGTCCTCTGTCACAACGCTCTCACACTACAACACGGCAGTTATTCTACTCTGCCACCCTAGTGACCTCACAGTAACACTGCAGTCGCTATACACTGTCACTCTATGCTGTAATCTCTCTGCGACATTGTAGCATTGTAGTCATTTCATATTGTCGCGATAATCTCGCAGCAGCACTGACATCTATTTATACCGCAACCACAGGAAGGCTGCAGTAATTCCGTGCGGTCACCATGGTAATTCCACAGCAGTCATTCTGTTCTGTCACCATGGTAACCTCACAGCAACACTGCAGTAACTCTGTATCATGACCATGGTAAATTGACGGTCGTACACTGCAGTTGTTTTTATATTCCTGTCGCCATGTTAATCCCACCGCAGGGTCCTAAAAGAAAGTGTGTGGTGAGGAGCATAGTCACCTCCAGGCAGATCGGCAGGCCCACAGCTCTCCCTCTCCGGGTCGATGTCTGACACCCACAGCGTCCGCAAGCAACCTTTCCACAGGCCGTAGTGAGCGGTCAGACACGTCTGGTTGTTGTAGAAGCTCTTGGGCGGGGCCAGCTCCACCCAGAACTCGGTGCCCACGCCCAGGACGGTCAGAGTCACGCCCACGATGGCCACGAAAAAAGCCAGCTTGATTTTTCCCTCCTGGCTGTCGCTCATCTTGGACGCAGCCTGCGCCCTTCGCTTCGCGCCGCGGCTCCCCTTCAGCATCGTCATCGCCGTGGCCCGTGCATCTGACGGACCCATACCCCCAGCTCCtatcctcccctcctcttcctgcatGAAGAAATTGGACCACATGGCTACTTCTGTGAGGTTCGCCAAAGCTAAAACTGgggtgtggagagggagaggatggTATAAAGGGCACAGAAGGAGTTAGACTGCGTCAGAGGACGGATCTTTAAGGAAGGACAGAGTCGGAGACAAGGCTGGGAACAGAGGCAGGAGGACAGGAGAGCGATGGCACAAGGGGGTCAGAAcgaatgaataatgaataacgaaaggcagggagggagagacgagATTTTTAAACTGAGGGAATGTTGAGGGAGCGGAGGGATGGGTGCATGGATTTGGTGGCAGTGGGagaaaaaatgctgaaaacaaTTTTCCAGAGAGAGATGGAATAGAAGCTAATAGTTGGAAGCAAGGAATGGATTTTCAGGAAAATGTGGGttgctgggggagagaggggaggccTAAAGGAGAAGGAACAGACAGGCCAGAAAGAGGATAACAGACAGGAGTGGTTCAGGAAAGATGAAaaggggatagagagagacagagagatgggggtCAGGTGGTGAAAGGGGCGGGcagtggaggaggtggagaagatGGAGAGATCAGTGAGAAGGGGAAGACAGAAGCAGAGGACAGGGAATTGGGAGCTAGgacagagatagagggagagaggtcaTGCAAAAGGTGACATCAggctgtcatttattttgaaagccCTGTAAGACAATGAAAAAGGGGAAAGAAATCATCAACAATGTGGAACAGTAATTTAAATCTAGTCTGGCACATCAAATGTTTCATATACTGTCCCACTGGGATTGATAATACAGGTCCACTGATCCACTGAGAAATATGAcccactgcagcagcagaaatattacatttcagtgttttctctgtgactgtgtgaatataactatatatatatatatatatatatatatatataaataataataataataataataaaaattattattattattattattactcgaAACAGACAGTTGGCTAGCTCGGTTAACATGGATTAAAACAAACTCTTTTAAAGGAGACAACAGTGTCCTAATCTCGTAGCATGCGCGACAGAGGTGCTAATATTTGAGCGACTAGCTGACTGATATAGGACTGTGGTAATTAACACTGAGCCAGGGGAGTCAAAGAGACTATGAAGTAAAGGCACAAATGCTACGTACGCAGGCAGTGCCCTGAGAGAGATTACAGTGCAATTAATTGAGGCCTTTCAGTATTTAGAAATAACGCTGCTCGACTGACAGAGGCACATTTTTGCCCCTCTCAAAATGGCGGAAAAGGAAATCCGTTTTGATAGAACTGGCAGCCATTGTGGAAGAGATCAATTATCTCTGTCATTCTATGACTTCCTATAGCAGAGACTGCCATGACAGATCTAAACAGGCACACAGATGtggttatttttatattttcatttcaaacactgGGATAATGGACCagatttgtattatattttaaatgatattgaCAATAACAACCATGGCTTTACACTTGTTACATTTGCAGCTATTTGAGTACAATGCACAAAATTGACAGCCGGCAGTAATACATTATTCtctctgcaaatgaaaataaaaattgtaatacTTATACACTATGTCATTTCACGTACATTTGCGCCAGAAATAGAGCAAAGCTGCAACAGTCTATCAACAGCGCactataaataatacaattattaatAAAGAATTGCAGTAGACTATCTATACTGAAACACCTTATGCATTCCAGCAACAGTATTTCCAACATTATTAGTTCTTTTAAGTGAGGTATTCATAGAAATGTTTCACCAGCTCAAAACAAGTTGAACTGCTAGCGATAGAAATTACAGATGTGGTAAAAATACAACAGCAAATGTAAAAGGAAGCACaatatcacagacacacaatttcTTGATATTAACACAACTGTAAAACCTTGTGCTTCAGCCTCTACCAAGACCCCCCCTACCAATAGCCACAATCACAAGAATTATTGCTGACCTGTTTGGTGTGTGTTGTTCAGTTCCGAGTGAAAGACACACTTGAAACTtaatggagggagagggagggggaggagggaaagagagagtgatagggcggagagggagagggggtgagggacaaggagagggagagagagagagagagagagagagagaggggagggagggggcgtaGGAAGGTAGGGGATTCTGTGCGGGTGCGTGGGAATACAAGAAAATGCCTCTTTGTCTGATTTTGTGAGCACTGCCTGGGCATTTTGTGCGCGTGTTCAGGCGGCGGGGTGACAAAACGAATCTGCCTGCGTGGCTCTGCCTTTGTGCAGaaagtgtgtgcgcgtgtgtgtcagtctgaccgtgcgtgcgcgcgcgcgcgtgtgtgagcgcccgtgtgtgtgtcccttCTATTTTCGACAACCACCTGTTAATGACATTAAGTACGAgcaagagtgagagtgagtgagagacagagagaggaagagagagagagagagagagagagagggacgagggagagggaagaggcagaggggagggggcaagTCGTACTGTTTATATTGGGAAATACAGAGGAGGGTTAGGGTTCTATGGCAACTGCTGATATTGTGTTAATCagagcgagcaagagagagctTGAAAGCAAACAGCAGTATCATGGGGGTGtttcacagagagggaaggagcgAGAGATCGGTTTGCTTTGGtggggtgggtgaggtgaggtgtTTTCCTCATGACGACCTTCTCACTGCAGCCAAATTATAACATGCACTGGGGAGCACAGAAAGGCTGACTTTGAGATAGCagcaagcaaaataacaaagagGAGGTTTTaatagtggtggtggtgggtcgGGGTGGGAGGACTTGCTGGGGAGACTGCAGTTTAAAGCAGGAGATATACACATTACCTTTAAGAGGAGCACAAGAGgacttctcaaaaaaaaaaaaaaaagaaacctcaaATGGTCCAATGCATTGTCTCATTGCTGTCCAGTTAATTTTTAATATCTCTTTCAggtattacaggcatttagcagacacatatatatattggagcaatgcaggcatttagcagacacagatatatactggagcaatgcaggttaattaccttggtacaacggcagtgtcctaccggggaatcgagcctgcgaccttcaggttacaagacaaACTCCTTACTCATTCTACTTCGCCACTGCCCTTCTCTTCCActgctctctttcctccctcaaGCTCACTGTGAGTACCCATCCCAATTCACGCAATTTGCTCCCTCTGACACCACCccaagacagagacagagatttAAGGCCAAGGGCCACTGTAGCACTCCTGTATGagcttaaagttacaatctcgaagatttccctttcattctctttggcggtaccaatggcgagaagcggtaattgcaggtgtgtttttggacctcacttcccattgatccaaccggatccaaccagtgtcgccggTGTGACGTCAGTCATTTGGCACCTGGaccacgccaactattacacttattatttactgagtaaaaaatggttgttgtacaagtaacgttatgtacatactcattcattgtctaacattaggctaacttaagctgtctttaccaCTGCCGAgtcgggttaaaatgctgtagcagacctggggtagaattaatAGTGATGATCAATTGTCACAAacattctttatccaccttttgctcggtatgaacatctttacaatgcagagaagaattcgcgggattcgctgtggctcgtgcaattatgtatctcgtgcacaataaacagtctttttcgtgaatgattgtgtgatatttttgaaacaactgccttgtttctggttttgctagctaaactgttcgagaataaagctgtcCTGGTTGTTAgattagcaatcagaataagaagaataaaacaaaaacaaaggagatttaatcaaaaaagggcatcaaggctgaaggaacatatgaggaagtgtaataaaataataacaacgctaatccatacctccgtattcttttatttagttttctccggcttgacatcttgacacagaaatcagacccggctctgctccacctataccccggctttattccgatcaatatattgatgaatttgatggcaatgtaaataacggtaacgttaaggccagttcagatcaatgaactggccttaacccccccccccccccccccccccccccccgacctcttaaccctcctattatctttggggtcaatttgaccccattcaatgttTAACGTCTCTAAATAAATGATTGACGTCattgtttttgcttcatattttATGACTTTTCCTAATTTAATGGGGACAACTgggtaaacataaaataaacatgatgatatgttttcaatgtcctgtacacggggcgacatagctcaggaggtgcgagcggttgtctggcatgcggagggttgccggttcgatccccgccctgggcgtgtcgtagtgtccctgagcaagacacctaacccctaactgctctggtgaatgcgaggcatcaattgtaaagcgctttcgataaaagcgctatataaatgcagtccatttaccatttaccattttgtaCGCATTGGTGTtctttggggtcaatttgaccccaggctGTTTTAGCTGTATAAAACATATAAGAAATatcaacattttacacaaatttgttttggttgttttggaTGATTTTGAGGTCACTATAACATGCAATTTTATAATCTTCAAAAAACTTCCCTCTGCTTTAGGGCCCTACATAACCATACCTGTAGTAGTGCTAGAACCACTGAGAGTTCACACAACATAGGGGAGGAGCAGGAGTttttttacctggttaaatgaagcttaataataataataataataataataataataataataataataatgataataataataatgacctcTAAGAAAAGGTTTTCTGTCAATGAGGTTTTGCCACAGCTCTTTGACAGTGAAGGCGACATAGAGGAGaatgtgtctgagacagaggataatgttgaggaggaccctgaTTATGAggcatcctcctctgatgaGAATGAGACCCAGCAGACACGTTAccttccaaaaatggaaagtTATTATGGTCCCTCTTCCCACTTGAACGACAGGGTAGactgctaatgtcatcaaaatggttccaggccccaccagatatgctGTCAGCCATGTCCAAGACATAAAATCAGCATTTGAGCTCTTCGTAACACCATCAATTGAAAAAGGACTTGAGATAACAAACTTAGAGGGGAGGCGTGTGTATGGGGGCAGTTGGTAAGACTTGGAAATGACCCACTTGCAAGCCTACATTGGGTTGCTCATTTTGGCAGGAGTCTACAAGTCAAAAGGCgaagcaacagcaagcctttgAAATGCTGACACTGGAAGGGCAATATTTCCAGCCACCATGTCTCTAAAGACATTCCATGTTTTCTCCCGTGTCATACGCTTTGCTGACAGAGAAACAAGGCAGGTCCGATGACAGCGTGACAAACTTGCAGCAATGCGGGATGTATGGGACAAGTGGGTTCAGCAATTACCCTTTCTTTACAATCCAGGCCCCCACGTGACTGTGGATGAATGTCTGGTTGCGTTTCGTGGGCGCTGTCCCTTCAGACAATACATACCAAGCAAACTGGCCAAGTACGGTATCAAAATATGAGCAGCATGTGATGCACAGAACAGCTATGCCTGGAATATGCAGATGTACACTGGTGAATCCCCTGGGGAAGCACCTAAAAAAATCAGGGCACGAGGGTGGTACTTGACATGGCTGAAGGACTGAATGGTCATGACATTACATGTGATAATTTTTTCACATCGTATGCCTTTGGTGAGGAACTGCTGAAAAGGAAAGTTACCATGTTGGGGACAgtgagaaaaaacattaaaacaccaAAAAGATCTTTCTTTCCAATTTTAGGTCAATCAGTGAGATTTTATggtaatttgcatattttttcatagtCGGGTAATAGGTATTCTGGATGTAtaagggggggtcggggggggggggttaattttaatttaaagggCTATTTAGGTAGTCAACAAAGAAACATAAAGTACCTGAAACAAACTTGTGGTAACAATTTCAATTATAATCATTGTCTGGAGGTTTAAattgctggggtcaaattgaccccaaggATAATAGATGTTAGTAAATTTGAagataacaggagggttaacgCTAGGagacaccagaaaaaacagtacgcagcttgaagagcaagcctgttgcgttagctccgcctaccctctctggcggaccaaccactgatgggtgatggaaaacgcgtcactatctatgcgccgcttgtgattttttcccgggaatatcgccacagacacccagttctttaatcatcaattataataataataataataataataataataataataataataataatataaaaagaataatataaattaatataataagaggctcaatcaccattgtgttacccaattcagcgatagatagtgacttaacagacatttattttaatgaaaatcttatttattattactttaaaattgAGAAGAATTTGGGAGAAAtaaccagcagagggcactagCATTAAAAGTTACAGCGCAGTACCAGAGACATAAATTCATTTGAGGCTGGACTCACCACCGGATGCATGGTATAAGAGATGGCAAATGCAGGTCAGGATTCAGTTAAAAGCTCGATAAAACCCAATAACTGGAATATCTGTTGGGAAACATTGCTGCGAGGATCAAATGATGGATGCACCACGAGAGAAATGCCGTTTCTGAGAAGAAAGCTTCCATACATTTAAATCCGCTTTCACGTCTCTAAgatcaaaataaaaccagctgCTTAGCTCACAATGACACTTT
This window of the Anguilla anguilla isolate fAngAng1 chromosome 1, fAngAng1.pri, whole genome shotgun sequence genome carries:
- the cacng6b gene encoding voltage-dependent calcium channel gamma-6 subunit isoform X1, whose product is MWSNFFMQEEEGRIGAGGMGPSDARATAMTMLKGSRGAKRRAQAASKMSDSQEGKIKLAFFVAIVGVTLTVLGVGTEFWVELAPPKSFYNNQTCLTAHYGLWKGCLRTLWVSDIDPERESCGPADLPGESNCTYFKFFTSGENAVIFNKTTTKNMNIAAAILALLSLCMMVTGSICISMSLSKGVPFFLKPASFCFILSGILVFLSLIVFHQSVLSLLASDHSVPLHHDLAWSVACVGSAGAIVILAGVIFIILSLPYSPWEKCLPHNRSAT
- the cacng6b gene encoding voltage-dependent calcium channel gamma-6 subunit isoform X2 translates to MGPSDARATAMTMLKGSRGAKRRAQAASKMSDSQEGKIKLAFFVAIVGVTLTVLGVGTEFWVELAPPKSFYNNQTCLTAHYGLWKGCLRTLWVSDIDPERESCGPADLPGESNCTYFKFFTSGENAVIFNKTTTKNMNIAAAILALLSLCMMVTGSICISMSLSKGVPFFLKPASFCFILSGILVFLSLIVFHQSVLSLLASDHSVPLHHDLAWSVACVGSAGAIVILAGVIFIILSLPYSPWEKCLPHNRSAT